In Indicator indicator isolate 239-I01 chromosome 16, UM_Iind_1.1, whole genome shotgun sequence, one genomic interval encodes:
- the FEM1B gene encoding protein fem-1 homolog B, with amino-acid sequence MEGLAGYVYKAASEGRVLTLAALLLNRSESDIKYLLGYVSQHGGQRSTPLIIAARNGHTKVVRLLLEHYRVQTQQTGTVRFDGFVIDGATALWCAAGAGHFEVVKLLVSHGANVNHTTVTNSTPLRAACFDGRLDIVKYLVENNANISIANKYDNTCLMIAAYKGHTEVVRYLLEQRADPNAKAHCGATALHFAAEAGHLEIVRELVKWKAAMMVNGHGMTPLKVAAESCKADVVELLLAHADCDRRSRIEALELLGASFANDRENYDIMKTYHYLYLAMLERYRDSQDIIEKEVLPQIEAYGNRTECRTPQELESIRQDRDALHMEGLIVRERILGSDNIDVSHPIIYRGAVYADNMEFEQCIKLWLHALHLRQKGNRNTHKDLLRFAQVFSQMIHLNEPVKAKDIESVLRCSVLEIEQGMSRIKTTPDSDIHTAMDNYECNIFTFLYLVCISTKTQCSEEDQSRINKQIYNLIHLDPRTRDGSSLLHHAVNSGTPVDDFHTNDVCSFPNALVTKLLLDCGADVNAVDNEGNSPLHIIVQYHRPISDFLTLHSIINSLVEAGAHTDMTNKQKKTPLDKSTTGVSEILIKTQMKLSLKCLAARAVRIYNISYQNQIPRTLEEFVKFH; translated from the exons ATGGAGGGCCTGGCCGGGTACGTGTACAAGGCGGCGAGCGAAGGGCGAGTGCTGACGCTGGCCGCGCTGCTCCTCAACCGCTCCGAGAGTGACATCAAGTACCTGCTGGGCTACGTCAGCCAGCACGGCGGGCAGCGCTCCACCCCGCTCATCATCGCCGCCCGCAACGGCCACACCAAGGTGGTCCGGCTGCTTCTCGAGCACTACCGTGTGCAGACCCAGCAGACCGGCACGGTCCGTTTCGACGG CTTCGTGATCGACGGAGCCACCGCCCTGTGGTGCGCGGCGGGAGCCGGCCACTTCGAAGTGGTCAAGCTGCTGGTGAGCCACGGCGCCAACGTCAACCACACCACGGTGACCAACTCCACCCCGCTGCGGGCCGCCTGCTTCGATGGCAGGCTGGACATCGTCAAGTACCTGGTGGAGAACAACGCCAACATCAGCATCGCCAACAAGTACGACAACACCTGCCTGATGATCGCCGCCTACAAAGGCCACACCGAGGTGGTCAGGTACCTGCTGGAGCAGCGCGCCGACCCCAACGCCAAAGCGCACTGCGGCGCCACCGCCCTGCACTTCGCTGCCGAGGCAGGGCACCTGGAGATCGTCAGGGAGCTGGTCAAGTGGAAGGCCGCCATGATGGTCAACGGCCACGGCATGACGCCCCTGAAGGTCGCCGCCGAGAGCTGCAAGGCCGACGtggtggagctgctgttggCTCACGCCGACTGCGACAGGAGAAGCAGGATCgaagctctggagctgctgggtgcctcctTCGCTAACGACAGGGAGAATTATGACATCATGAAGACCTATCACTATTTATATTTAGCCATGCTGGAGAGGTACCGAGACAGCCAGGACATCAtcgagaaagaagttcttccgcAGATCGAAGCTTATGGAAACAGGACTGAATGCAGGACTCCTCAGGAATTAGAGTCTATCAGGCAGGACAGGGATGCCCTGCACATGGAAGGCCTCATTGTGAGGGAAAGGATTCTGGGCTCGGACAATATCGACGTTTCTCACCCCATCATTTACCGGGGGGCTGTCTATGCCGATAACATGGAGTTTGAACAGTGTATCAAGTTATGGCTTCACGCCCTGCACCTGAGGCAGAAAGGCAACAGGAACACTCACAAGGACCTCCTGAGGTTTGCTCAGGTCTTTTCTCAGATGATCCACCTAAACGAGCCTGTGAAGGCCAAGGACATCGAGAGCGTTTTGAGGTGCAGCGTCTTGGAGATAGAGCAAGGCATGTCCCGCATCAAAACCACCCCGGACTCCGACATCCACACAGCCATGGACAACTACGAGTGTAACATTTTCACCTTTCTCTACTTGGTCTGCATCTCCACCAAGACCCAGTGCAGCGAAGAGGATCAGTCCCGAATcaacaagcagatctacaaccTGATTCACCTGGATCCCCGCACTCGGGACGGCTCCAGCTTGCTGCACCACGCCGTCAATTCCGGCACGCCGGTCGACGACTTCCACACCAACGACGTCTGCAGCTTCCCCAACGCTCTGgtcacaaagctgctgctggattgCGGTGCGGACGTCAACGCCGTGGACAACGAAGGGAACAGCCCTCTCCACATCATCGTCCAGTACCACAGGCCCATCAGTGACTTCTTGACGTTGCATTCCATCATCAACAGCCTGGTGGAGGCTGGTGCTCACACGGACATGACGaacaagcagaagaaaaccCCTCTTGATAAAAGTACGACTGGGGTGTCCGAAATACTCATTAAAACTCAAATGAAGCTGAGTCTcaagtgcctggctgccagagcagtacgGATCTATAACATCAGCTACCAAAACCAGATCCCCAGAACTCTGGAAGAGTTTGTGAAGTTTCACTAA